In Hoeflea ulvae, one genomic interval encodes:
- a CDS encoding MarR family winged helix-turn-helix transcriptional regulator, with protein sequence MQTEPHRLHFLLHSSALVEERLRLRLADLDIHPRQARVLDALDRMGKASQAELAREFDLTPASMSTMTARLLQAGYISRTSHPDEARSYVLALSGKGRDVLSEVYKAWSDIDRMIADTLGVEKAAQLAGLTHELRNALGGRGPGRAEKADRD encoded by the coding sequence ATGCAAACCGAGCCGCACAGACTTCATTTCCTGCTTCATTCCTCCGCTCTCGTGGAGGAGCGGCTGCGTCTGAGACTGGCCGATCTGGACATTCACCCGCGCCAGGCGCGGGTTCTGGATGCGCTAGACCGGATGGGCAAGGCCTCGCAGGCAGAGCTCGCGCGCGAATTTGATCTCACGCCCGCCAGCATGAGCACGATGACCGCAAGACTGCTGCAGGCCGGCTATATCTCGCGCACATCGCATCCCGACGAGGCGCGCAGCTATGTGCTTGCGCTCTCAGGCAAGGGCCGCGATGTGCTTTCGGAAGTCTACAAGGCCTGGTCCGACATCGACCGGATGATCGCCGACACGCTGGGTGTGGAAAAGGCCGCGCAGCTTGCCGGCCTGACCCATGAATTGCGCAATGCCCTTGGCGGACGCGGCCCCGGCCGGGCGGAGAAGGCGGATCGAGACTAG
- a CDS encoding YHYH protein, whose product MTRYKALALTSALIAGMAAASTAASAQTETDTISRISAFFQGADLRGAPEIVDCTLSGGARTRCVLITLKAEPKGYTPGPWCPGNISDGAEAGGIWLKDGEVHDVDGSFIKNLAELYGDTEWQLYDPDTGDIRFTGTLQACEAAARPDVDPAYQNYCVQCLPEYMPENATVTFVIPLEPQPAGRPQPTHFSGSGIAYNGIRLDGPAPLDAILAAHTIAPFDDCGGHVNTHVGYHYHAVTDCLKQAPATFGPVPAEHGTQIGIAMDGYQIFPHLMVAGTEPDDLDSCNGHESEDGSYHYHAGAAGSNAILGCLTAQAGCVFEAGTATCDASKPPPRP is encoded by the coding sequence ATGACACGATACAAAGCCCTTGCCCTGACATCCGCCCTCATCGCGGGCATGGCTGCCGCGAGCACGGCGGCTTCGGCCCAGACGGAAACCGACACCATCTCCCGGATCTCCGCATTCTTCCAGGGTGCCGATCTGCGCGGCGCGCCGGAAATCGTCGACTGCACGCTTTCGGGCGGAGCCCGGACCAGGTGCGTCTTGATCACTCTCAAGGCCGAGCCGAAAGGCTACACACCCGGCCCCTGGTGTCCGGGCAATATTTCCGACGGTGCCGAGGCCGGCGGCATCTGGCTCAAGGATGGCGAGGTGCACGATGTTGACGGCAGCTTCATCAAGAATCTTGCCGAACTTTATGGCGACACCGAATGGCAGCTCTACGATCCCGACACGGGCGACATCCGCTTCACCGGCACCTTGCAGGCCTGCGAGGCCGCCGCACGCCCCGATGTCGATCCGGCCTATCAGAACTATTGCGTCCAGTGCCTGCCGGAATACATGCCCGAAAATGCGACCGTGACCTTTGTCATCCCGCTGGAACCGCAGCCCGCGGGCCGGCCGCAGCCGACACATTTCTCCGGGTCCGGCATCGCCTATAACGGCATCCGGCTCGATGGCCCGGCTCCGCTCGACGCGATCCTCGCCGCCCACACCATCGCGCCCTTTGATGATTGCGGCGGTCACGTCAACACCCATGTCGGGTATCACTACCACGCGGTCACAGACTGCCTCAAGCAGGCGCCAGCCACATTCGGCCCGGTTCCCGCCGAGCATGGCACCCAGATCGGCATCGCCATGGATGGCTACCAGATCTTTCCGCATCTGATGGTGGCGGGCACCGAACCCGACGATCTCGACAGCTGCAATGGCCACGAAAGCGAAGATGGCAGCTATCATTACCATGCCGGCGCGGCCGGTTCGAACGCCATTCTGGGGTGCCTGACCGCCCAGGCCGGCTGCGTGTTTGAAGCCGGCACGGCCACCTGCGATGCATCGAAACCTCCGCCGCGCCCGTGA
- a CDS encoding sulfatase-like hydrolase/transferase encodes MTRSRGKPQRMRLLAGLAAVAIIAAAFSTGPAAAQTASKKPNILLIIADDMGLDASRCYQVGEDQAPMPVVEELCRQGMVFDAAYAAPTCSPTRATMITGRYGFRTGVGAAITPQGGTGLSPDETSLFDVLGGNGYASAVIGKWHLAGAADGLDHPARLGVTDYYGTYKGAVKDYFHWDGVENGAAIEVDGYTTTDFTDRAINWVAAQQSPWFLWLAYNAPHAPFHLPPAELHSAGTLADDADEIRRNPLPYYNAMLEAMDTEIGRLLASMPEDVRANTMVMFIGDNGTPGKVAGSFYGARGAKGSIFEGGTHVPLIIQGPGIAAGRSDALVNSTDLFATIAAKTGIHPQTPDAVDLAPVLGGAPGTRSHVYVEHFSDVPPTGPDVYGWAIRDTRYKLVAMDDAQQMLFDLDADPLEQSDLLSGEVSSEARQAAAQLQATFEKLRQ; translated from the coding sequence ATGACCCGCTCCCGCGGAAAGCCGCAGCGGATGCGGCTCCTGGCGGGCCTGGCCGCCGTGGCGATCATTGCTGCCGCATTCTCCACCGGGCCGGCCGCGGCGCAGACCGCATCCAAAAAACCCAATATCCTGCTGATCATCGCCGACGACATGGGGCTGGACGCCTCGCGCTGCTACCAGGTCGGCGAGGACCAGGCGCCGATGCCGGTTGTCGAGGAATTGTGCCGCCAGGGCATGGTGTTCGACGCGGCCTATGCGGCGCCGACCTGCTCGCCGACCCGGGCGACGATGATCACCGGCAGATACGGCTTTCGCACCGGGGTCGGTGCGGCCATCACACCGCAGGGCGGCACCGGGCTGTCGCCCGATGAAACCAGCCTGTTCGATGTGCTCGGCGGCAATGGATATGCCAGCGCCGTCATCGGTAAATGGCATCTCGCCGGAGCGGCAGACGGGCTCGATCATCCAGCCCGGCTCGGCGTCACCGATTACTACGGCACCTACAAGGGAGCGGTGAAGGACTATTTCCACTGGGACGGCGTGGAAAACGGCGCGGCGATCGAGGTCGACGGTTACACCACGACCGACTTCACCGACCGGGCGATCAACTGGGTCGCGGCCCAACAGAGCCCGTGGTTCCTGTGGCTGGCCTACAATGCGCCGCATGCGCCGTTCCATCTGCCGCCGGCCGAGCTGCACAGCGCCGGCACCCTGGCTGATGATGCCGACGAGATCCGGCGCAATCCCTTGCCCTATTACAACGCGATGCTCGAGGCGATGGACACAGAGATCGGCCGGCTGCTGGCCTCTATGCCGGAGGATGTGCGGGCCAATACGATGGTGATGTTCATCGGTGACAACGGCACGCCGGGCAAGGTCGCCGGATCTTTTTATGGCGCGCGCGGGGCCAAGGGCAGCATCTTTGAAGGCGGCACTCATGTGCCGCTGATCATTCAGGGGCCGGGCATTGCCGCCGGCCGCAGCGATGCGCTGGTCAATTCCACCGACCTGTTTGCCACCATCGCGGCCAAGACTGGCATCCATCCGCAAACGCCCGATGCCGTCGATCTCGCGCCGGTGCTTGGCGGGGCACCCGGCACCCGCAGCCATGTCTATGTCGAACATTTTTCCGACGTCCCGCCGACCGGCCCCGATGTCTATGGCTGGGCCATTCGCGACACCCGATACAAGCTGGTGGCGATGGATGACGCACAGCAGATGCTGTTTGATCTCGACGCCGATCCACTGGAGCAATCCGACCTGCTGTCAGGCGAAGTCTCAAGCGAGGCCAGGCAAGCAGCGGCGCAATTGCAGGCGACATTTGAGAAACTCAGGCAGTAA
- a CDS encoding carbonic anhydrase: MCEQYAKAAISRRGLFGGGLAVALTATAAGSRAFAQTDETPPATPDLALQRLIDGNARYVANTAINTDHSASRSARSLGQQPFAAVVACSDSRVVPELIFDQGPGDLFVVRVAGNFINEDGLASLEYSAAILGIKTIVVLGHTSCGAVGATITSIQDNILPPGHLPSLVDAIRPAVYDVMHGKPSDLLAAATAQNAKLNAEKAAAAGPILSEFHASGKIKSAAAVYDIATGKVEFLTLA; the protein is encoded by the coding sequence ATGTGTGAGCAATACGCGAAAGCGGCCATCAGCCGCCGGGGGCTTTTCGGAGGCGGTCTGGCTGTCGCCCTGACGGCAACGGCGGCCGGTTCCCGGGCATTTGCTCAAACCGACGAAACGCCACCAGCCACACCCGATCTGGCACTTCAGCGCCTCATCGACGGCAATGCGCGCTACGTGGCAAATACCGCGATCAACACGGATCATTCCGCCAGCCGGTCGGCCCGCTCGCTCGGGCAGCAGCCCTTTGCCGCCGTCGTCGCCTGTTCCGACTCCCGCGTCGTGCCGGAATTGATTTTCGACCAAGGGCCGGGCGACCTTTTTGTTGTCCGCGTTGCCGGCAACTTCATAAATGAAGACGGCTTGGCCAGCCTGGAATACAGCGCTGCGATTCTCGGCATCAAGACGATTGTTGTTCTCGGACATACATCCTGCGGAGCGGTTGGCGCCACCATCACGTCGATTCAGGACAATATCCTCCCGCCCGGACACCTGCCGAGCCTCGTCGATGCAATTCGGCCTGCCGTCTATGATGTCATGCACGGCAAGCCGAGTGACCTGCTGGCAGCAGCAACTGCGCAAAACGCCAAGCTCAACGCGGAAAAAGCAGCAGCCGCCGGTCCGATCCTCTCCGAATTTCACGCGTCAGGAAAGATCAAGTCCGCCGCCGCGGTCTATGACATCGCAACGGGGAAAGTGGAATTTCTGACGCTTGCATGA
- a CDS encoding class I SAM-dependent methyltransferase, translating into MTTPDHLEELLSATRTAFQSGALVRLKLGGYHGTEPDLKLAEIKKITVKAGDKYSFTWRYKTRDTIKNYFEAEALDLLRTALSESFGSAQLATTDFDLDFERHGARTKLKRTEVSGRAAPSTDHNRTKNRPLAATDKPWLKALGITGKDGAVRHNAQDKFRQINKMVEIFAPLIQALKVESPLIVDMGAGKGYLDFALYDYLATVVSHPVRIVGVEMREQLVNDGNATARKSGFGGLSFETGTIMDFDASGANAVIALHACDTATDDAIFKGIRAGAALIAVAPCCHKQIRRQMADGHPDQRLNPLLRHGIFVERQAEMLTDTLRALLLELHGYRTKVFEFVSDAHTPKNNLIVAESDLRSARDPDTVRRQISELKTMFGIRQHYLEGLLEA; encoded by the coding sequence TTGACCACTCCCGATCATCTCGAAGAGCTGTTGAGCGCCACCAGGACCGCGTTCCAGAGCGGCGCCCTGGTCCGTCTCAAGCTCGGCGGCTATCACGGCACCGAGCCGGATCTGAAGCTGGCCGAGATCAAGAAGATCACGGTCAAGGCCGGTGACAAATACTCCTTCACCTGGCGCTACAAGACCCGCGACACCATCAAGAATTACTTCGAAGCCGAGGCGCTGGATCTGCTGCGTACAGCCTTGAGCGAAAGCTTTGGCAGCGCCCAGTTGGCGACCACCGATTTCGACCTGGATTTCGAGCGCCACGGCGCCAGGACCAAGCTCAAGCGCACCGAGGTGAGTGGCCGCGCCGCACCCTCGACCGATCACAACCGCACCAAGAACCGGCCGCTGGCCGCCACCGACAAGCCCTGGCTCAAGGCGCTCGGCATCACCGGCAAGGACGGCGCCGTGCGCCACAACGCCCAGGACAAGTTCCGTCAAATCAACAAGATGGTGGAAATCTTTGCGCCTTTGATTCAGGCGCTTAAAGTGGAGAGTCCGCTGATCGTCGACATGGGTGCGGGCAAGGGCTATCTCGATTTCGCGCTCTATGACTATCTCGCCACGGTCGTCTCCCACCCGGTGCGCATTGTCGGCGTCGAGATGCGTGAGCAACTGGTGAATGACGGCAATGCCACGGCGCGGAAATCAGGTTTTGGGGGCCTGAGTTTTGAGACCGGCACCATCATGGATTTCGACGCCAGCGGTGCCAATGCGGTGATTGCGCTGCATGCCTGCGATACCGCCACCGATGATGCCATCTTCAAGGGCATCCGTGCAGGGGCGGCGCTGATCGCGGTGGCGCCGTGCTGCCACAAGCAGATCCGCCGGCAGATGGCCGACGGCCATCCCGACCAGCGGCTCAACCCGCTGCTGCGCCACGGCATCTTCGTCGAGCGGCAGGCCGAAATGCTCACCGACACGCTGCGCGCGCTGCTGCTCGAACTTCACGGCTACCGCACCAAGGTGTTCGAATTCGTCTCCGACGCACACACGCCAAAAAACAATCTGATCGTCGCCGAATCCGACCTGCGCTCAGCCCGCGATCCCGACACCGTGCGCAGGCAGATCTCCGAGCTCAAAACCATGTTCGGCATCAGGCAGCATTATCTCGAAGGCCTGCTCGAGGCGTGA
- a CDS encoding YHYH protein: MTLLPPVTRRAARDACALLAGFAAVAMAHPATAHETTSIDITNAIFAETRADCASYENRYSSRVTDTQQDRALTGAVHVTAFDDHCVLESNSIPNHDTGEGSGRDFVAPVTEISGSFRIPRNPKRHSSATALDQRSYDAILLNGVVVDILSAGCYRPDGNRVDANGNVAIGCRSTDKWLLDPLGPGAGFGADIHHAHTQPNGQYHYHGNPMAMFDDQPGADGSPVIGFAADGFPVFGSWFKDESGAVRKAISGYSLKPGARPSSASDPGGDHDGMYVDDFEFTGTGDLDACNGMVVNGQYGYYVTDSYPWVIKCFSGQPDPSFAKPRP; encoded by the coding sequence ATGACTTTGCTTCCGCCAGTGACCCGGAGAGCCGCGCGCGATGCATGCGCGCTGCTGGCAGGTTTTGCGGCGGTTGCGATGGCGCATCCGGCGACCGCGCATGAGACCACCAGCATCGACATCACCAATGCGATCTTTGCTGAAACCCGGGCCGATTGCGCCAGTTACGAAAACCGCTATTCCTCGCGCGTCACCGACACCCAGCAAGACCGCGCGCTCACGGGTGCTGTGCATGTCACGGCCTTTGACGATCACTGCGTGCTCGAGTCCAACTCGATCCCCAATCACGACACCGGCGAGGGCAGCGGCCGCGATTTCGTCGCTCCTGTGACGGAAATTTCCGGCAGCTTCCGCATCCCGCGCAATCCGAAACGGCACAGCTCGGCAACCGCGCTCGACCAGCGCAGCTATGATGCGATCCTGCTCAATGGCGTGGTTGTCGACATCCTGTCGGCCGGCTGCTACCGGCCCGATGGCAACCGGGTCGATGCCAATGGCAATGTGGCGATCGGCTGCCGCTCGACCGACAAATGGCTGCTCGACCCGCTGGGACCCGGCGCCGGCTTCGGCGCCGACATCCATCACGCCCACACCCAGCCCAATGGCCAGTACCATTATCACGGCAACCCGATGGCGATGTTTGACGATCAGCCCGGCGCCGACGGCTCGCCGGTGATTGGCTTTGCCGCCGACGGTTTTCCGGTCTTTGGCAGCTGGTTCAAGGACGAAAGCGGCGCCGTGCGCAAGGCCATATCCGGCTACAGCCTCAAGCCCGGCGCCCGCCCGTCCTCGGCCAGCGATCCCGGCGGGGACCATGACGGCATGTATGTCGATGATTTCGAGTTCACCGGCACCGGCGATCTCGACGCCTGCAACGGCATGGTGGTCAACGGCCAATATGGCTATTATGTCACCGACAGCTATCCCTGGGTGATCAAGTGCTTCTCCGGCCAGCCGGATCCGTCATTTGCGAAACCGCGGCCATGA
- a CDS encoding flagellin, whose protein sequence is MFSIRTNHSAMSALATLRQINAQMETTMQRISTGLRVNDASDNAAYWSIATTLRSDLKAKSAVVDALGLSRAMTDIASAGMSQAVDIAGEIKAKLVLASEPGVDKTKINKELDELKAQLRNVAQSSSFNGQNWLYGSPGIVSMPASTKDYGGFVSVGYIEVDKSETTLIDPADDSNGILTVDRDVTTAGGSAETFYLLGSGTSGTAKQITLDANTTADELSGMVQAMDDMEKDLIDANAMLGIKANGIERQEAFTRKLIEVSKKALGRLVDADMAEESTRLKALQVQQQLAIQALSIANFQPNMILQLFR, encoded by the coding sequence ATGTTCAGCATTCGCACAAACCATTCCGCCATGAGTGCGCTTGCCACGCTGCGGCAGATCAACGCCCAGATGGAAACCACGATGCAGCGCATCTCGACCGGGTTGCGGGTCAACGATGCGTCGGACAATGCCGCCTACTGGTCGATCGCAACCACCTTGCGGTCGGACCTCAAGGCCAAGAGCGCCGTTGTCGACGCGCTGGGCCTGTCTCGCGCCATGACGGATATTGCCTCGGCCGGCATGAGCCAGGCGGTCGACATCGCCGGCGAAATCAAGGCCAAGCTGGTCCTTGCAAGCGAACCCGGAGTGGACAAGACAAAGATCAACAAGGAACTCGATGAGCTCAAGGCGCAGCTTCGCAATGTTGCGCAAAGCTCGTCCTTCAATGGCCAGAACTGGCTTTACGGCTCGCCCGGGATCGTCTCCATGCCGGCCTCGACCAAGGACTATGGCGGCTTTGTCAGTGTCGGCTATATCGAGGTGGACAAAAGCGAGACAACACTGATCGATCCCGCTGACGACAGCAACGGAATTCTGACAGTGGACAGGGATGTCACCACGGCGGGCGGCTCTGCCGAAACATTCTACCTGCTCGGCTCGGGAACATCGGGAACTGCAAAACAGATCACGCTCGACGCCAACACCACCGCCGATGAGTTGAGCGGCATGGTCCAGGCCATGGACGACATGGAAAAGGATCTGATCGATGCCAATGCCATGCTTGGGATCAAGGCAAATGGCATCGAAAGGCAGGAAGCCTTCACCAGGAAGCTGATTGAAGTGTCGAAGAAAGCGCTCGGTCGTCTGGTGGATGCGGATATGGCCGAGGAATCAACCCGGCTCAAAGCCCTGCAGGTGCAACAGCAGCTGGCGATCCAGGCGCTGTCTATTGCCAATTTCCAACCCAACATGATCCTGCAACTGTTCAGATAA
- a CDS encoding PAS domain-containing protein, producing MDTTLTAPLIFLDPQGVITGWSDGAERLLGWKADDIVGRPYSEIYDDRGFFIGPDGALDLDSVAVPTPDKGQVVALRSSQTKHLLERLDLTMTNADVIGSWNWDVSDDLIITDGRFAETFGLSAKQAQKGLPLEEFVNRIHEDDRPRVASEIVSTIESGGAYSTEYRVVRPDGSISHVLAQGKLVEGKDGKSDRFPGVLFDVSARRKAEMEAQAQRERYRNLFENLESGFCVIRMIWDEDGNPVDYEFLEVNKAFARHTGIEDAVGKWIRRDIAPGHEQFWFDFYGKVARTGESASSESPASELDNRWFQVQAFAIDGAGSDNVAVLFTDNTVSKHAELSLKASEEEFRTLSQSMLNHVWTATPDGKIDWLNDRVVAFSGVPQEQIAGDSWGSIVHPDDLPAAAAAWQTAIEAGEVYQTEFRVRRHDGVYRWHVVRATPVKTEQGEIRRWVGTNTDIEHAKLNEAALAELNATLEERIAERTEQLLQSEKALQQSQKMETIGKLTGGIAHDFNNLLQVVAGNLQLLAKDVAGNERAEDRVRNALAGVDRGAKLASQLLSFGRRQPLEPKVINVGRFVTGMEDLLRRSIGETVDCEIIIAERLWNTSADPTQVENAILNLAINARDAMDDTGKLTIEAGNARLDDSYTAGIDDVSSGDYVLIAVSDTGSGIDEETLDQVFEPFFSTKPEGKGTGLGLSMVYGFVKQSGGHIKIYSEPGHGTTVKLYLPRSVDEEHLEEQILTGPAVGGSETILVVEDDDEVRATVVATLRDLGYNVLTARDAQAGLSVIESGIPVDVLFTDVVMPGTLKSPEMAKMARAQRPDLVVLFTSGYTENSIVHGGKLDPGVELLSKPYTRESLDGRIRHLLANQKQRTMPAAKPDQTSPAAPNADRLTIMLVEDEALIRINTADMLEDMGHAVIEAGTAAQALKAAEEQEFDILVTDVGLPDMKGGDLAKEIRRLRPTVGIVFATGESEVPAGADEDAVLLMKPYSDNSLKSALKRVR from the coding sequence ATGGACACGACGCTGACTGCCCCTTTGATCTTTCTGGACCCGCAAGGGGTGATAACCGGCTGGAGTGACGGCGCCGAGCGGCTGCTGGGCTGGAAAGCCGACGACATTGTCGGCCGGCCCTATTCCGAGATCTATGACGACCGCGGCTTCTTCATCGGCCCCGACGGCGCGCTCGATCTCGATTCGGTTGCTGTTCCGACCCCGGACAAGGGCCAGGTCGTGGCGTTGCGCAGTTCGCAGACCAAGCATCTGCTGGAACGGCTCGACCTGACCATGACCAATGCCGATGTGATCGGATCGTGGAACTGGGACGTGTCGGACGACCTGATCATCACCGACGGCCGTTTTGCCGAAACCTTCGGCCTGTCGGCCAAACAGGCACAGAAGGGCCTGCCGCTGGAAGAATTCGTCAACAGGATCCATGAGGATGATCGGCCGCGGGTCGCGTCCGAAATCGTCAGCACCATCGAATCCGGCGGCGCCTACAGCACCGAATACCGGGTGGTGCGGCCCGACGGGTCGATTTCGCATGTGCTGGCCCAGGGCAAGCTTGTCGAGGGCAAGGACGGCAAATCCGACCGCTTTCCCGGCGTGCTGTTCGACGTTTCCGCGCGCCGCAAGGCGGAGATGGAGGCGCAGGCGCAACGCGAACGCTACCGCAACCTGTTCGAAAACCTCGAATCCGGCTTCTGCGTCATCCGCATGATCTGGGACGAGGACGGCAATCCGGTCGATTACGAGTTCCTCGAGGTCAACAAGGCCTTTGCCCGCCACACCGGCATCGAGGACGCGGTCGGCAAATGGATCCGCCGCGACATCGCGCCCGGCCATGAACAGTTTTGGTTCGATTTCTACGGCAAGGTGGCGCGCACCGGCGAATCCGCCAGCAGCGAAAGCCCGGCCAGCGAACTCGACAACCGCTGGTTCCAGGTCCAGGCCTTTGCCATTGACGGCGCCGGAAGCGACAATGTCGCGGTGCTGTTCACCGACAACACGGTCAGCAAACACGCTGAATTGTCGCTCAAGGCCAGCGAGGAGGAATTCCGCACCCTGTCGCAGTCGATGCTCAACCATGTCTGGACGGCGACGCCGGACGGCAAGATCGACTGGCTCAACGACCGGGTGGTGGCGTTCAGCGGGGTTCCGCAGGAACAAATCGCCGGCGACTCCTGGGGATCGATCGTCCATCCTGACGATCTGCCGGCCGCCGCCGCGGCTTGGCAAACGGCAATCGAGGCCGGCGAAGTGTACCAGACCGAGTTCCGGGTCCGCCGCCATGACGGCGTCTATCGCTGGCACGTGGTCCGGGCCACGCCGGTCAAGACCGAGCAGGGCGAGATCCGCCGCTGGGTCGGAACCAACACCGACATCGAACATGCCAAGCTCAACGAAGCCGCGCTGGCCGAGCTCAATGCCACGCTGGAAGAGCGCATTGCCGAGCGCACCGAGCAATTGCTGCAGTCGGAAAAGGCGCTGCAGCAATCGCAGAAGATGGAAACCATCGGCAAGCTGACCGGCGGCATCGCCCATGATTTCAACAACCTGCTCCAGGTGGTGGCCGGAAACCTGCAATTGCTGGCCAAGGATGTCGCCGGAAACGAGCGCGCCGAGGACCGGGTCAGGAACGCGCTGGCCGGGGTCGACCGCGGCGCCAAGCTGGCAAGCCAGCTGCTGTCATTCGGCCGCCGCCAGCCGCTGGAGCCGAAGGTGATCAATGTCGGCCGCTTCGTCACCGGCATGGAAGATCTGCTGCGCCGTTCCATCGGCGAGACCGTGGATTGCGAAATCATCATTGCCGAGCGACTTTGGAACACATCCGCCGACCCGACCCAGGTTGAAAACGCCATTCTCAACCTGGCCATCAATGCCCGTGACGCCATGGACGACACCGGCAAGCTGACGATCGAGGCAGGCAATGCCCGGCTTGATGACAGCTATACCGCCGGCATCGACGACGTCAGCAGCGGCGACTATGTGCTGATTGCGGTGTCCGACACCGGCAGCGGCATTGACGAGGAGACGCTGGACCAGGTGTTCGAACCGTTCTTCTCGACCAAGCCCGAGGGCAAGGGCACCGGCCTCGGCCTGTCGATGGTCTATGGCTTCGTCAAGCAGTCGGGCGGCCATATCAAGATCTACAGCGAGCCCGGCCACGGCACCACGGTCAAGCTCTATCTGCCGCGCTCCGTCGACGAGGAGCACCTGGAAGAGCAGATCCTGACCGGCCCAGCCGTCGGTGGCAGCGAAACCATCCTGGTGGTGGAAGATGACGACGAGGTCCGCGCTACCGTGGTGGCGACGCTGCGCGACCTTGGCTACAATGTGCTGACCGCGCGCGACGCGCAGGCCGGCTTGTCGGTCATCGAAAGCGGCATCCCGGTGGATGTGTTGTTTACCGATGTGGTGATGCCGGGAACGCTGAAAAGCCCGGAGATGGCCAAGATGGCTCGGGCCCAGCGGCCCGACCTGGTGGTGCTGTTCACTTCCGGTTACACCGAAAACTCCATCGTCCATGGCGGCAAGCTCGACCCTGGCGTGGAATTGCTGTCCAAGCCCTACACAAGGGAATCGCTGGACGGCCGCATCCGCCATCTCCTTGCCAACCAGAAGCAGCGCACCATGCCCGCAGCCAAACCGGACCAGACCAGCCCCGCAGCGCCCAATGCCGACAGGCTGACCATCATGCTGGTCGAGGACGAGGCGCTGATCCGCATCAACACCGCCGACATGCTTGAGGACATGGGCCATGCCGTCATCGAGGCGGGCACCGCCGCCCAGGCGCTGAAGGCAGCCGAGGAACAGGAGTTCGACATTCTGGTCACCGATGTCGGCCTGCCCGACATGAAGGGCGGCGATCTGGCCAAGGAAATACGGCGGCTCAGGCCTACGGTCGGCATCGTCTTTGCCACCGGCGAAAGCGAAGTGCCCGCCGGCGCCGATGAGGATGCGGTGCTGCTGATGAAGCCCTATTCCGACAACTCGCTGAAATCCGCGCTGAAACGGGTGCGGTGA
- a CDS encoding MBL fold metallo-hydrolase, whose translation MTTRRTFIVGAATAGAVTLLPSLGFAAAHAASFNLMDGKIVIHPVEHASFVMETPAGTLYVDPVGEAGLYEALPKPDLILITHRHGDHYNADLLAALADTPILTNADVKGMMPEALQARTEVIAPGGSAEMLGIPIAAIAAYNTSADRQDFHPKERGDVGFILTIDGTRVYISGDTEGTPEMRALENIDLAFVCMNLPFTMDAEQAADAVAEFAPAMAIPYHYRGRDGGTQDPQVFAKLLSDAGSATEVKLHDWYNGGLG comes from the coding sequence ATGACCACCAGACGCACCTTTATTGTTGGCGCCGCCACTGCCGGCGCCGTCACGCTGCTGCCATCGCTCGGCTTTGCGGCCGCGCATGCCGCGAGCTTCAACCTGATGGACGGCAAGATCGTCATCCACCCGGTCGAGCACGCCTCCTTTGTCATGGAGACTCCGGCAGGAACTCTCTATGTCGACCCGGTCGGCGAGGCCGGACTGTATGAGGCGCTGCCCAAGCCGGACCTGATCCTGATCACCCACCGCCATGGTGATCATTACAATGCCGATCTTCTGGCTGCCCTTGCTGACACGCCGATCCTGACCAATGCCGATGTGAAGGGCATGATGCCCGAGGCCCTGCAGGCGCGCACCGAGGTCATTGCTCCGGGCGGATCTGCCGAAATGCTCGGCATCCCGATCGCGGCGATTGCGGCCTACAACACGTCTGCAGACAGGCAGGATTTTCACCCGAAGGAGCGCGGCGATGTCGGCTTCATTCTGACGATTGACGGGACCCGCGTCTATATCTCCGGCGACACCGAAGGCACGCCGGAAATGCGCGCGCTGGAAAATATCGATCTCGCCTTTGTCTGCATGAACCTGCCCTTCACGATGGACGCCGAACAGGCCGCCGACGCGGTGGCGGAATTCGCCCCGGCCATGGCAATCCCCTACCACTATCGCGGCCGCGATGGCGGCACCCAGGACCCGCAGGTCTTCGCCAAGCTGCTGAGCGACGCCGGCAGCGCGACCGAGGTCAAGCTGCATGACTGGTACAATGGTGGTCTGGGCTGA